DNA from Luteolibacter yonseiensis:
TGAGAAGCGCCGTATCCGTGAGCGGGATGTCGGTGGCCTTCGCGATGCCGAAGTCGATGACCTTGGGAACCGGTTGTCCGTCCTTGAGGGTGATGAGGATGTTGGACGGCTTGATATCGCGGTGGATCACTCCCTTCTGGTGGGCGTGTTGGATGGCATGGCAGACCTTGACGAAAAGTCCCAGCCGGGCGGCGGTGGTGAGCCGGTGTTCCCTGCAATATTCCAGGATGCAGGAGCCGGATACCCACTCCATTACGAAATACGGCAGCCCGCCGGTGGTGGATCCGGCGTCCAGCACGTGCGCGATATTCGGATGTTCCATCATCGCCAGCGCCTGCCGCTCGGCTTCGAAGCGGCCGATCACGGCGTCCGTGTCCATGCCGAGCTTGATGATTTTCAGCGCCACGCGCCTGCGGAGCGGATATTGCTGCTCCGCCAGAAAGACCGAGCCGCAGCCACCTTCGCCGATGAGTTCGAGCACCCGGTAGGGTCCTATGTCGGTGCCGATGACCGGATTGGTTGCGGATGTCGCGCTGATGGGAGCCGACGAAACCAATTCCGTCAGCGTTCCCGCGCCGCTTTCAAAAAACGCCGAAGCATCGCCGTCCGATGAGAGAAGCTGCCGGAGGGACATCTCCAGCTCCCGGTCCCCTTCGCAAGCGGATCTGATGAAAGCATCCCGCTCCGGTCCCTCGGGGTGATCAAGTGCCTCGTCGAAGAGGCGTTGTTCGAGTTCGTAGGAGGTTTCAGTCATCCGGGAGGAGAGACGGCCGGTCATTGTTGACGCTGGATCTCGCGGAACAACCAGGTTTTGGCGAAGGCCCAGTAGCGCTCGACGCTGCGCTCCGTCACACCGAGTTCCGCGGCGACCTCCTGGTTCGACATTTGTCCGAAAAACTTGAGCACCACGACCCGAGCGCGGACCGGGTCGATTTTTTCAAGCCGGTCCAAGGCGTCGTTGACCAACAAAAGCTGGTCCTCCGGACATCCCGCGCAGTCCAGTTGGTCGCTGATCTGGAGGCGGACGAGATTTCCCCCATGTTTGACGCGGGACTTCCGCCTTGCCCGGTCGATGAGGATGCGCCGCATGATGCGGGCCATACCCACGATGAAATGATCCTTGTCCTTCCAGGATTCGTTCCCGGACAGGCGGATCCATGCCTCGTGCACGAGCTCCGTGGCCTGGATGGTCTGCCCCGCGTGTTCCCGGGACATGTGCGATGCCGCGAGGTTCCGCAGCTCCCGGTAAAGCAACGGAGGCATTCCCTCGGCAACCCCGCCTTGAGGGCATGACGGTTCTTCGAGGTCGATGGTGGATTCGGCGTAAGCAACCATATACGTCTGTGAAATTACACGCTGACTGGGCCTGTCAAAGACTCTCATACGTTACAATTGTGTCACTTGCTATCATAAACAAAGATCAGCCGCGCGCCACGGGAGGGGGAACAAAGGAGGGGATTTGGAAATTTTCCCCGGAAAAACGATGATTCCGGCCGGAAAATCATCCCAGCCGGTCGCGACGGAATACCGGCGGACCATGGTCGGGACACGCGGATGTCGGCAGGCAGTAGGGAAAATTGGATTGACCCGCCTGAGGTTTCGAACATTTTCGACCCTGTTAGAAATCCCCGACACAATGATCCGTCCAATTCTTTTAGCCGCGTGTTTTGTCGTCTCCGGTGCCGTCGCCCAAGCGGCCCAGATCATATTCACCATCAACGGCGTCGTGACCGAAAGTACTGTAAGTGGTTACGCTGCCAGCGATCCGATCTCGATCATTTTCGTTGCGAACTCCTCGATCGAAAACACGTGGCCGCCGGCAGGTGGCGACTATCAGTGGAGTGAGGAGGAAACCTCCGAGCCGGAGATCTTCAGCCATGTGAGTTTCACCGGTTCTTCCGGAGTGTGGACCCGTCCGTCCGCTCCCGAGAGTGGCCTGGGGGTATTTGACAATGTTGCTGACGATATCTTCTGGTCCGCAGGCCTTGACGAAGCAAGCGCGCAAACCGGACTCACGATCGGTACTGAACCCGTGACCTATATCCTCGCCCAAGGCAGGGTGGAAGATTCTCCCTTCGTCTACGGAACCGATCCCGTCACCATCGAGGATTATTTTTCCTCCTACATGGGCACTCACGACCTCACGCCCTACCCACCGGGAACGGAGAGCTACATCCAGCTGTTGAATGGCCAGAGGATCACTTTTGAGGTGGCGGATTTCAACATTACCACCGTGCCGGAGCCATCGTCGTGCGCCATTCTCCTCGGCGGGCTCGTACTGTCCGCCTTCCACCGCCGGCGTTCTTCCGTCTGAACTGAAGGGAGGCTCACTCGCTGGGCCGGGCCAACACACGGTGTCCCCAGTCATCTGAAGAATCGAAGGAAACTTCGACCCTGGAGTCCGGTAATCCATTTTTATGGGGATCTACAGAACCCCATCTCGGAATCGTTTCGGGATAGGTTGCATAGGTCGTGAACCCTGTCCCGGTCTCTCCCATGAGTGATGATGGATAATGGGGCGCACAGGAAGACACGCCACCGGCCACCGCCAGAGCTGCGATTACCCGACTGATGTTGTGTGGTGTGGCGTGCTTCATGAGGAGGATCCGGGATCTTCGCAGTTCCCGCGCCATCTCTCATGGTTGGTGTGATGCCGGTAAAAAAACGGATCAGTCCTTCAGGCGGTTGCGGAATGCATCGTCTGGATCAGTCTGCGATGCAATATCCGTCATGACCGGCG
Protein-coding regions in this window:
- a CDS encoding ECF-type sigma factor, which produces MVAYAESTIDLEEPSCPQGGVAEGMPPLLYRELRNLAASHMSREHAGQTIQATELVHEAWIRLSGNESWKDKDHFIVGMARIMRRILIDRARRKSRVKHGGNLVRLQISDQLDCAGCPEDQLLLVNDALDRLEKIDPVRARVVVLKFFGQMSNQEVAAELGVTERSVERYWAFAKTWLFREIQRQQ
- a CDS encoding PEP-CTERM sorting domain-containing protein (PEP-CTERM proteins occur, often in large numbers, in the proteomes of bacteria that also encode an exosortase, a predicted intramembrane cysteine proteinase. The presence of a PEP-CTERM domain at a protein's C-terminus predicts cleavage within the sorting domain, followed by covalent anchoring to some some component of the (usually Gram-negative) cell surface. Many PEP-CTERM proteins exhibit an unusual sequence composition that includes large numbers of potential glycosylation sites. Expression of one such protein has been shown restore the ability of a bacterium to form floc, a type of biofilm.), with protein sequence MIRPILLAACFVVSGAVAQAAQIIFTINGVVTESTVSGYAASDPISIIFVANSSIENTWPPAGGDYQWSEEETSEPEIFSHVSFTGSSGVWTRPSAPESGLGVFDNVADDIFWSAGLDEASAQTGLTIGTEPVTYILAQGRVEDSPFVYGTDPVTIEDYFSSYMGTHDLTPYPPGTESYIQLLNGQRITFEVADFNITTVPEPSSCAILLGGLVLSAFHRRRSSV